In the genome of Aedes aegypti strain LVP_AGWG chromosome 2, AaegL5.0 Primary Assembly, whole genome shotgun sequence, the window CGTACTACTGGTGAACAACTATCCAGTTGATTAGATAAcattttcaatgcattttaGACAAAATACTATGTTTCACAATTTACAACAAATGCCTTTTGCTCTTACAAATGCTCTTGCAAAAATGGCCAAACCTTAGTCCCTTTGGCACCGGTTCTGAGCGGCGAAGTTCAACCAAACCAAGATTTATAGCCAGATTCACAAAGTATAAGCCTTGACGATAATTTACTAACACATTTATATTTGGTGAAAATATGAACGGCAGTGAAACTCGAATGTCAAATCCGAATCAATATGACCCGAACACCttaaacgtaactttttttgaacACGTTGGGAAGGTTAAGTAAGtactacatcaacatttccttccccaatcccaagttacggtaaagatgggcgtgaccggaaatagcaatattcatggttTTGGTATTCTTGTTTAAGCTTGGATGAAGGCTTATTCCCTAACCTTTTTCCTGAAGGCATTCTAGATGAGATtttcaagagaaaaaaaaacattaatattgctagtatccaatcaaCGAAGTATAACATAACTACGCTTTATTCCAATTGACCTTGTTTTGGGTATTTTTTATGTCAATTGAGTGTGCATTTTTCTGCAAACATAAGTTAATGGCTGGTATCATAAATGTATttatattttgtgtttcagtcAGCTATTTTTTACCCTCACTAGATtcagtttgttcagcaaaataatAGCCAATTTGTTGAAGGTTCGCGTGCGGTATTTATTTCGTATCAaatataatagtttttttttctcccaatatcgattattccactaaggtcgaatTTTTGCCCAATTTACTCTATATCTCCGCGGTTTTTCTACCGATGTTTTCACTTATTTCTATgccgaactacaaattacctcacTTTTCGATAACAATAAAAAACAATGTGTTAAAACGATTGatttaaaagttacagatatAGGTTgagttttgacaaaaaaagggttgcaataaaaaaatacgttggCTTAACTTGGTGTCCTTAGCACACTTGATCATTAAGTTTTAAGGAATAAATACGCTGAAGACATCAAGATAATTCGACAAGTAGTATTTCTGCTAGACTACTTTTTATCTCGGTGCATTTTTGGACAAAAAATTGCAATAAGCGAGCCATTAAATATTAATGATTGATTGACACCTTCAAAAGTGGAAGGTGGAAGCAGTTCAGCTGGCTTGATAATAAATTAACTATTATCGCACATTACGCTAACTTGATGACATGAATGATCGCCCATGTATTCCAGTCTGACATTATCAACATCTTTGCAATCATGCCGTACTATAACCATTAAGAAATTGTCATTTGAAGTAGAACGATAAATTATAAGGATGCCACCCCATCAAATTTCAATCGACACCTACTGCTTTAATCCGCTCGATGCTCGCTTCCATTCTAATCGATGTCCTCGAGAACCATTGCGTTGAAATATCACCATCGACGTTTAATAATTGGAAAACGCATCAAAACTAATAGGCGCTGGCAAAACCGAAGCTTACATGGTGCACACACCGATTTCAGGTGAGGGCGGGTGATGCAACTAAATTTACTATATAAACCCTATCATTTGATTAGAATTTTATCCAGTGTCTAATTGTCATTTCAATAGTAAACAACAAACTACAGTGTCTCCAAAGGATTTAATCGAATCATCACCaactttcaaaatgttcaagctGGTAAGGTGATAGAGATCATGCAGAATACGAAGCATAAGTGGTTTTCCTGTGAACTGTGAGAACATTTTGCGAAGCCATCATCTGTAGAGTGGCAATGGCCTTTAAAATATGTGATTGAAAACTATGCGTGCAAAAAAAGTGATAGTAGAAGACTTGAACGAGTTAATggaagtgaaaagcaaatttcaaaatgctgcATCATCAAGaccgttttttgaaacttggtTTTAGTGAATAAAAAGCACCCGACTATAATTATTAGTGAACAATGCATATGTTTGAATATAGAGGAATTCGCATTGCTATTTTATGAAACAGTAAATGTTCAGCAACTTAAAGATAATCGTATGTCTTCTTTTTAAACTTTTCAtacgaaatttaaattttttaaaacttctcgTTTTACAGCTTTTGGTCCCCCCTTGAttagttgtttgttttttttttcatgtgaaacaggttcaaaaacattgtttttgatattcaatcagtagtaccgtaatccggagtaacattgatcaacttttttttattatttattaaatatttcaaaatgcaaatgttgttcATTCAGATTCAATTcgcaaagatttaagcatgtttaaaaaaagtttttgtttgccTATatagggtaacattgatcgcccatgtaaacaatgtttggtaatattgaaaatcgttaattacttaaatcatggcccctgaaacCGTCAAGTGTTAAGTGTATGTGAATATTGCCATGAGTTAGCCGTTTCATAAAACATGTCCAGCACGATTGTGCTgcttcgtcccgaaagggagaAATGAGAAGTTCTAAAATCTCGGTACTTTGCTCGTCTTCAGAGAATCTTTCGTATTCCTTGTGAACTATGAAGATTCAAATAAATGAGGTTGTTTCAAGATCTCaaagtaaaaatatttcaacggAATCTTCAGAATGGATTATGACAAAATCCTATAACTTTTGTTTCCGTCCTTCAAACTGGTAACAATATTGTGAAAcagattcaataaaaaataatgaaaaaaatcagaagaaGTATTAGGCATAATAGGCACAAATGaacaaataacaatattttcGTGATCTACCTGACATTGGCGCACGACCCCCAGTTGGTCGCGACTCACAATTTGGGAAACTATGCTTTACACTTACAGTAGTTCGTTAAGGTTGGCTTATTTTAGATATATAAATTCAAGGTCCCCGAGTCCAAATATTCTGGATTTGCTCTTTCAACATGTtccacataaataacatttaatgCTCACATCTCTGGGTTTTGAGTTCACAATGtggttcataaaaaaatatatatttattagaAAACTGGTGCTTAAACACTTTTAGGATCAGAAAAGATGTGATTAAATATTCATTCATTTACAGGTACTCATCTCTGCTCTCATTGCGGCTGCTTTCTGTCTGCCTGCGGAAAAGGTACTAATTAGAAACGCACACCAGAAAATATAAGTGTGAAATTCATCTAATCCCACAAATTACTCATCCAACAGGACAAAGCCAACTACATGGAACCATCGGAGACTTCGTGGAACTCTGCGTGGGCCAATCCGGCCAACCCGAATGCTGCGGCTTGGGGTGGCAACACCTGGAACCGATGGAACAACCCCAATGCCGATCCCCGCTGGAACCGATGGGGAGCAGCTGAGCCGTGGAACCGCCAGTGGGGAGGAGCCAACACTGCCGGATGGAACCAGTGGAACCGGGCTGGATCTGCATGGCCAGCTGCTGGAGCCCCTGCTGGTGCTGCTGCTGCCCGTGGTGGTTGGAATACCTGGTAATAGGGGACATGCTTGAACTGCACGCGGATGCCAAAATGACAAAGGCTTTGATAATTTTCTTCTATGTGTATAATTTTACCaggatttcaaataaaatcatattaaaataaagataatgtgtttttttattattagttTTTGAAAGAGTTCTGTACAATTAATAATTGCCATTTTCGACCCTTTCCTACTACATTCTCCATTTTTGTATGGGTCGTATCACCGTAAGGACACCATACCCCAACCCGTCCAGCAttctgaaatttgtgaattggcCCTATTTTATTCATCAGCTACCATCATCAATTTAATCATATAGCGAGttacatgatttttattcacaaGCAAATGTTCGAAATATAATAAATGCTTCATATTATAGTTTTCGAGTTATGAATTATTTCTAACTTTGTTCCGTGGTGAAATGTGCAATGGTTGGTGTGACCCCTATCATTTGAAATAATCATTATTCtttaaatacacattttcaatgCACTGCTTTGCAATTTGATTAATAAGTCAGTTccagcaagtgaccaatcgatttctCGCGTTCAGCGTCTTAGGGTAAATCGTGTATTTttgacaggctaaggatatgtctggaaacggcgactgattaactgcattagatactaatattttaCACACAATGGTTTCTGAAAAAGACGGTCATACCATAACATTTTAAGAGTGTACATGAGACTTATGcacagtgttgcatttgaacgcgttcagtttgcgttccagttcaaacttttgaacgagatatcaagtaggcttgctcattgagcagttcaaaaatctGAACCCATGCAAGCTGGAAATTGAACTTGAactgaaaattgttttcatggCAGATACTCGTCATATTCCAACGCGGAAGTTTTGCAAGATATTGAGAAACATTTAAAGTTCCATTTATGTTGAGTGATATGAATTTATTATAGTCGAGTGTAGTTTTTTTTCGGGTTCTTTACTTCATTGTGCATTTTgaagtgaacgggccgttcttgagcaggTGCAGAATCTTGCACAAGAGATCAATGCTTActaggttctcgtgcaaaattagaacgcgttcagttcatttttggctcgcgttcagtttaaaACGCATCACTGCTTATGCATTTTATagcttattggatgtgtatattagtgataatcaataatttcagttaatgtaagcaaatatcatcagatccacgaaatacgcctgcaagtctgcatgcatgcgacattccagtgtTTTTTGTCAGATGGccaaaactgaacaaaaactataatctattttggacatcacctAATTTATGCCTTATTATttactcatgttaagattttagatcaacttagcttatattttagacatattttatcatattacCACTTTCAAACTTATTGTGAATGCCAATTCTGAGCACTGCTATTGCATTaaatgtatgttcttgaaatgtaCATCCTTTTGCATTCGCAGGCTTCACAAATGTTTCGATacaatttataattttgatatttttgaagccaatttgtaattgttatgaaaatggtcATCAGTAGCTTAGCGTATTATTAATGCAATAAATGATTTACCGTACATGTATTCCTGACCATCGCATTGGAAATGAGCATAGAACAACTAGCCtatccaaattatatgcatgtccaagttatatatGTTACCCTACAGGCGTATCCGCAGTGATAGACTCTTCAACGACTTTTTTTTGGATTAGTAtagggaagattcaaatatgacgtccattgtttttcaggatttctagaCCACCCCCTCCCCCTCTGTCCTGcatttttccaatacctaatacatgcccTGTCACGTTTTAATAGACCCCCCCCTTTTCAAAAatgatggacgtaattttttggATGATCCCATACggatttcaatcgattttctgAACATTTTACGATGCAGGATGGCGATGGACGATGAGTACCTTATACTGAATCAAAACCAACAGTCAAAAACATTTACCCAGACAAGTATATTTCTAAAGAGAAAATGCAATCGATGAACAGAAATTGATCACTGCAGTTTCGCCTTTCTGATACAGTCactccacagttatggatcaactaagggtcatttttcagaacaaaatatgattacaaaacatggtgacgctcttcttctttttggcgttacgtcccaactgggacaaagcctgcttctcagattagtgttcttatgagcacttccacagttattaactgagagctttctttgccgattggccattttttgcatgtgtatatcgtgtggcaggtacgaagatactctatgccctgggaatcgagaaaattttctttacgaatgcatgctgaatagctgcgcgtttaccgctacggctatctggacatggtgacgctgtacaaaacaaaattacctccctggtactgcagaatatagttgttttagagaatacacctcaaaataccCGATTATTTACGATATAAATTGCAAACGTTGTCccccccacagatgtggatcaggatccttattatggataAAATCGACACACATTATATGTCAATTGTCGTTCGTATCGTCAATTGTCGTTGTGTAACGTTCTTTTTATCGCGCTGCCTTTAACTGCTGATTTATTCGTTACGACGCTAAAGAATTTGTATGTTTTGATATATGTTGTGAAGTTTCTGATCGCTCATCTTCTGTACTACATCGTTTACTGATTTGGACGTTGGGAagctggaaatcttcagaaaaccCGTGGGTGTAATTGCTGGAGTCAAGGTGCACAACAATGGAAGACAAGTGCAAGAAATGTTTCGCAGACATCGACACCATGGAGCATCTCTATACTGTGTgcagcctcctgacaccgcctatacaaccccattgaaaaataaggagcaaacatctctggttcctactgggaagtggttcccactgacagctcaatgttCGTAAACAAATAACCGTTTGAGGAATAACAATCGATGATGGCGAAATCTTTTTCTCCGAAAAAATTCTTTTCCCGCATGACAACAGCTGttcgaacaaacaaacggttgcaagctattggattgcagtacagaaagtcaatttgggttgatg includes:
- the LOC5570331 gene encoding uncharacterized protein LOC5570331, translating into MFKLVLISALIAAAFCLPAEKDKANYMEPSETSWNSAWANPANPNAAAWGGNTWNRWNNPNADPRWNRWGAAEPWNRQWGGANTAGWNQWNRAGSAWPAAGAPAGAAAARGGWNTW